A genomic region of Nitrosomonas ureae contains the following coding sequences:
- a CDS encoding tyrosine-type recombinase/integrase, with amino-acid sequence MATTLPNGKRIRQSAGTENRQDAEALLAKIRLEAFREHHFGIKPQRSWQEAVIRYLAIKATLRSFDDVQRICRKLDPFLGHLLLDQITGDVIWSVIQGVLAKGNKPATVNRYLALIRSLLRMARDEWQWIETMPKIRFLTGETERDRWLTREEANRLIVVSPPHLAALIRFALATGCRAREITGLEWNRVDLQRKTAWLNQTKNGTPRGVPLNYDAIAVLEEQLGKHEQFCFTYQGKPILWEITNSAWHTALAKAGLKDFRFHDLRHTWASWHRQAGTSCDELKDLGGWKSRIMVDRYAKYATEHLRIAAARIEDGRGGNVVNLSRFSHVQKEKRS; translated from the coding sequence ATTGCAACAACGCTCCCAAACGGCAAAAGAATACGCCAAAGCGCTGGGACTGAAAACCGACAAGATGCCGAAGCACTGCTAGCCAAAATCAGGCTTGAAGCATTCAGGGAACATCACTTCGGAATCAAACCCCAGCGTTCATGGCAAGAAGCCGTAATACGGTATCTCGCGATAAAAGCAACTTTGCGAAGCTTCGATGATGTTCAGCGCATTTGCCGCAAGCTTGATCCTTTTTTAGGTCACTTATTATTAGATCAGATTACCGGTGATGTAATTTGGTCTGTTATACAAGGTGTGCTTGCTAAAGGAAATAAGCCTGCTACAGTAAATCGTTATCTGGCATTAATTCGTAGCTTGTTGCGTATGGCACGAGATGAATGGCAATGGATTGAGACTATGCCAAAAATTCGCTTTTTAACAGGCGAAACAGAACGTGATAGATGGCTAACAAGAGAGGAAGCTAATCGGTTAATAGTCGTTAGTCCTCCTCATTTGGCGGCTCTGATTCGTTTTGCTCTTGCTACGGGCTGCCGCGCTAGGGAGATAACTGGTTTGGAGTGGAATCGGGTTGATTTACAACGTAAAACGGCCTGGCTTAACCAAACCAAGAATGGAACACCGCGAGGTGTGCCGCTGAATTATGATGCTATCGCCGTTCTTGAAGAGCAACTCGGAAAGCATGAGCAGTTTTGTTTTACCTATCAAGGTAAGCCGATTCTCTGGGAAATTACGAACAGTGCGTGGCATACCGCTCTAGCTAAAGCAGGATTGAAGGATTTTCGGTTTCATGATCTCAGGCATACTTGGGCTTCATGGCATCGTCAGGCTGGTACGAGCTGCGATGAACTGAAGGATTTAGGCGGCTGGAAATCCAGGATCATGGTGGATCGCTATGCGAAGTATGCTACTGAGCATTTACGGATTGCAGCGGCTAGAATCGAGGATGGACGTGGCGGGAATGTTGTGAATCTGTCACGTTTTAGTCACGTTCAAAAAGAAAAAAGGAGTTAG
- a CDS encoding helix-turn-helix domain-containing protein has protein sequence MDKISLPLPSIRCLSKEEAAQYLGIGVTLLSELEIPCIKLGRRCLYDRVDLDAWIEEYKQCEHGRAKKEAIWPKPKKVSTGGKIPASGGLQQRSQTAKEYAKALGLKTDKMPKHC, from the coding sequence ATGGATAAAATTAGCCTGCCTCTGCCTTCAATCCGATGCTTATCCAAAGAAGAAGCGGCGCAATATCTCGGTATTGGCGTGACACTGCTCTCTGAACTAGAGATTCCCTGTATCAAACTGGGTCGTCGCTGCCTATATGACAGGGTTGACCTGGATGCCTGGATAGAAGAATATAAGCAGTGCGAGCACGGGCGGGCTAAGAAGGAGGCAATATGGCCCAAACCCAAGAAGGTGTCTACCGGAGGCAAGATTCCCGCTTCTGGTGGATTGCAACAACGCTCCCAAACGGCAAAAGAATACGCCAAAGCGCTGGGACTGAAAACCGACAAGATGCCGAAGCACTGCTAG
- a CDS encoding replication initiation factor — MNEEADVLSSAVTLNQNQSAEPTREATCVSTAAWRDGEVEQNLTDALHQSESSPQGTPPSNTVPNNSNREYFKLLRFGVDSLYLSYPGELLSDVDEELKELKQIAQSPELHEQALAQYPINEHIFEVKSSGKGFFPYVLRDNAFHIQLSRSRSIPFAYVQLSSEYLTYKAPVDAENALYLILKRLGTMDQSANVSRIDLFVDFVTLVNMESWDRHAWVTRAAAINTYSVEREFSGWMIGAGGVISCRLYNKTLEIRHSKKAYLLELWHKAGWNGYDPVWRLEFQLKREVLTQKGLGKLTEVLDNLNGLWSYATTEWLRLTLPNIEDQTRSRWPIHPLWCYLSSVDWQTDNNPLLPRFTSTRIPRNEMIFRYALSSLVSFMAREQITDFDHGFAAYKLAFCQHFDEKSFNLGLSFDDFIKEKIAIKARQFNIILNRDIEAEEKAKLDKSAIEYRKQSDGE; from the coding sequence ATGAACGAAGAAGCTGACGTTTTATCGAGTGCTGTAACATTAAATCAAAATCAATCCGCTGAGCCAACACGCGAGGCGACGTGCGTGAGCACGGCCGCGTGGCGTGATGGCGAAGTGGAACAGAATTTGACAGATGCATTGCATCAGTCAGAATCATCGCCACAGGGTACGCCCCCTAGTAACACAGTACCCAATAACAGCAATAGAGAGTATTTCAAGCTGTTAAGATTTGGGGTTGATAGCCTTTATTTATCCTATCCAGGTGAGTTATTGTCTGATGTGGATGAAGAGTTAAAAGAGCTGAAACAGATTGCTCAGTCGCCTGAGTTACATGAGCAGGCGCTTGCTCAATACCCAATAAACGAGCATATCTTTGAAGTAAAAAGTAGCGGAAAAGGTTTTTTTCCTTATGTGCTGAGAGATAATGCCTTTCATATTCAGCTATCCCGTAGCCGGTCTATTCCATTTGCCTATGTGCAGCTCTCCAGCGAGTATCTGACCTATAAGGCTCCTGTGGATGCAGAAAATGCTCTGTATCTCATTCTGAAGCGATTAGGGACTATGGATCAATCAGCCAATGTCAGCCGGATTGATCTGTTTGTTGATTTTGTCACTTTGGTAAATATGGAAAGCTGGGATCGTCACGCCTGGGTTACGCGTGCAGCAGCTATCAATACCTATTCGGTTGAGCGGGAATTCTCCGGCTGGATGATCGGGGCGGGTGGTGTTATCAGTTGCCGTTTGTATAACAAAACCCTGGAGATTAGGCATTCCAAGAAAGCTTATCTTCTTGAATTGTGGCACAAAGCTGGATGGAATGGATATGATCCGGTCTGGCGGCTTGAATTTCAATTAAAACGTGAAGTACTTACCCAGAAAGGGCTCGGTAAGTTAACTGAAGTATTGGATAATCTCAACGGTTTATGGAGTTACGCAACTACTGAATGGTTGCGGCTAACGCTGCCTAATATTGAAGATCAAACTCGTTCACGCTGGCCTATCCATCCATTGTGGTGCTATTTATCATCGGTGGATTGGCAAACGGATAACAATCCTCTGTTGCCTCGTTTTACTTCAACTCGTATTCCCAGAAATGAAATGATTTTCCGCTACGCTTTGAGCTCGCTGGTTTCATTTATGGCGCGTGAGCAAATTACGGATTTTGATCATGGCTTTGCTGCTTACAAGCTCGCTTTCTGCCAGCATTTTGATGAAAAAAGCTTCAATTTGGGATTGTCTTTCGATGATTTCATCAAAGAAAAGATAGCTATCAAAGCGCGTCAGTTCAATATCATTCTGAATCGTGATATCGAAGCCGAAGAAAAAGCCAAGCTGGATAAATCTGCCATTGAGTATCGGAAACAGTCAGACGGTGAATAG